One genomic segment of Mastomys coucha isolate ucsf_1 unplaced genomic scaffold, UCSF_Mcou_1 pScaffold22, whole genome shotgun sequence includes these proteins:
- the Nudt1 gene encoding 7,8-dihydro-8-oxoguanine triphosphatase, producing the protein MSTSRLYTLVLVLQPQRVLLGMKKRGFGAGRWNGFGGKVQEGETIEDGAKRELQEESGLRVDALHKVGHISFEFVGSPELMDVHIFSTDHVHGTPTESEEMRPQWFQLDQIPFADMWPDDSYWFPLLLQKKKFCGHFKFHDQSTILDYSLREVDEF; encoded by the exons ATGAGCACCTCCAGGCTGTATACCCTTGTGCTGGTGCTGCAGCCTCAGCGAGTTCTCCTAGGCATGAAGAAGAGGGGCTTTGGTGCTGGCCGCTGGAATGGCTTCGGGGGCAAAGTGCAGGAAGGAGAGACCATTGAGGATGGGGCTAAGAG GGAGCTTCAGGAAGAAAGTGGTCTGAGAGTGGATGCACTACACAAGGTGGGCCACATCTCATTTGAGTTTGTGGGTTCCCCCGAGCTGATGGACGTGCATATCTTCTCTACTGACCATGTGCACGGGACACCCACAGAGAGTGAAG AAATGCGCCCTCAGTGGTTCCAACTGGACCAGATCCCCTTTGCTGACATGTGGCCCGATGACAGCTACTGGTTCCCACTTCTGCTTCAGAAGAAGAAGTTCTGTGGGCACTTCAAGTTCCATGATCAGAGCACCATCCTTGATTACTCACTGCGCGAGGTGGACGAATTCTGA
- the Mrm2 gene encoding rRNA methyltransferase 2, mitochondrial isoform X2, translating to MAWYPKLVGVPLKVRRLHTAMCHYKGRTGAEHLWLMRHLKDPYVKAAKVESYRCRSAFKLLEMNEKHHILRPGLRVLDCGAAPGAWSQVAVQRVNATGADLSSPVGFVLGVDLLHIFPLAGATFLCPADVTDPRTFQRVLELLPRRRADVILSDMAPNATGIRDLDHDRLISLCLTLVDMAVDILHPGGTLLCKTWAGSKSHLLQKRLTQEFQSTRVVKPEASRRESSEVYLLATQYRGGSAEQ from the exons ATGGCCTG GTATCCGAAGCTGGTAGGCGTTCCCCTTAAGGTTCGGAGGCTACACACAGCAATGTGTCACTACAAAGGTCGAACGGGCGCCGAGCACCTGTGGCTTATGCGGCATCTAAAGGACCCGTATGTGAAGGCCGCAAAGGTGGAGAGTTACCGCTGCCGCAGCGCTTTCAAGCTCCTGGAGATGAATGAGAAGCACCACATCCTGAGGCCTGGTCTCCGGGTACTGGACTGCGGGGCCGCTCCGGGAGCCTGGAGTCAGGTGGCAGTGCAGAGGGTCAACGCCACAGGCGCAG ATCTCAGCTCTCCTGTGGGCTTCGTGCTTGGGGTCGACCTTCTTCACATATTCCCTTTGGCAGGAGCCACTTTTCTATGCCCTGCTGATGTGACCGACCCCAGGACTTTCCAGAGAGTTTTAGAACTGCTTCCCAGAAGGAGAGCGGATGTGATTCTGAGTGACATGGCACCGAATGCCACTGGGATCCGAGACCTTGATCACGACAGGCTCATCAGCTTGTGCCTTACCCTTGTGGACATGGCTGTGGACATCCTGCATCCGGGGGGGACACTGCTGTGCAAAACCTGGGCCGGAAGTAAAAGCCACCTGCTGCAGAAGAGACTGACCCAGGAGTTCCAGAGCACGAGGGTCGTGAAACCAGAGGCCAGCAGGAGAGAGTCTTCAGAGGTGTACCTGTTAGCCACACAGTACCGTGGGGGGAGTGCTGAGCAGTGA
- the Mrm2 gene encoding rRNA methyltransferase 2, mitochondrial isoform X1: protein MFIYVQRYPKLVGVPLKVRRLHTAMCHYKGRTGAEHLWLMRHLKDPYVKAAKVESYRCRSAFKLLEMNEKHHILRPGLRVLDCGAAPGAWSQVAVQRVNATGADLSSPVGFVLGVDLLHIFPLAGATFLCPADVTDPRTFQRVLELLPRRRADVILSDMAPNATGIRDLDHDRLISLCLTLVDMAVDILHPGGTLLCKTWAGSKSHLLQKRLTQEFQSTRVVKPEASRRESSEVYLLATQYRGGSAEQ, encoded by the exons ATGTTTATTTATGTACAGAG GTATCCGAAGCTGGTAGGCGTTCCCCTTAAGGTTCGGAGGCTACACACAGCAATGTGTCACTACAAAGGTCGAACGGGCGCCGAGCACCTGTGGCTTATGCGGCATCTAAAGGACCCGTATGTGAAGGCCGCAAAGGTGGAGAGTTACCGCTGCCGCAGCGCTTTCAAGCTCCTGGAGATGAATGAGAAGCACCACATCCTGAGGCCTGGTCTCCGGGTACTGGACTGCGGGGCCGCTCCGGGAGCCTGGAGTCAGGTGGCAGTGCAGAGGGTCAACGCCACAGGCGCAG ATCTCAGCTCTCCTGTGGGCTTCGTGCTTGGGGTCGACCTTCTTCACATATTCCCTTTGGCAGGAGCCACTTTTCTATGCCCTGCTGATGTGACCGACCCCAGGACTTTCCAGAGAGTTTTAGAACTGCTTCCCAGAAGGAGAGCGGATGTGATTCTGAGTGACATGGCACCGAATGCCACTGGGATCCGAGACCTTGATCACGACAGGCTCATCAGCTTGTGCCTTACCCTTGTGGACATGGCTGTGGACATCCTGCATCCGGGGGGGACACTGCTGTGCAAAACCTGGGCCGGAAGTAAAAGCCACCTGCTGCAGAAGAGACTGACCCAGGAGTTCCAGAGCACGAGGGTCGTGAAACCAGAGGCCAGCAGGAGAGAGTCTTCAGAGGTGTACCTGTTAGCCACACAGTACCGTGGGGGGAGTGCTGAGCAGTGA